From one Mycobacterium colombiense CECT 3035 genomic stretch:
- a CDS encoding MFS transporter: protein MAPQPGRRPRNGAASQHPGAVNYPAGGAADRRTRRPSPMPSANRYLPPLGHQPEPERHSAATPRGPVSGERITVTRAAALRSREMGSRMYWMVQRAATADGADKSGLTALTWPVVANFAVDAAMAVALANTLFFAAATGESKGRVALYLLITIAPFAVIAPLIGPALDRLQHGRRVALAASFALRTALAVLLVMNYDGASGSFPSWVLYPCALAMMVFSKSFSVLRSAVTPRVMPPTIDLVRVNARLTTFGLLGGTIVGGAIAGGVEFACTHLFKLPGALFVVIAVTIAGAMLSMRIPRWVEVTAGEVPATLSYRQDSEPLRRSWHKEVSGALRQPLGRNIITSLWGNCTIKVMVGFLFLYPAFVAKAHQANGWAQIAMLGMIGAAAGIGNFVGNFTSARLKLGRPAALVVRCTVAVSAVALAAAVAGNLMLAVIATLVTSGSSAIAKASLDASLQNDLPEESRASGFGRSESTLQLAWVLGGALGVLVYTELWVGFTAVTALLILGLAQTLVSFRGNSLIPGLGGNRPIMVEQEGKRRGVGATAVVAE from the coding sequence GTGGCCCCTCAGCCGGGCCGCCGGCCGCGCAATGGCGCCGCCTCACAGCATCCGGGCGCGGTTAATTACCCCGCCGGCGGGGCCGCCGATCGGCGCACCCGCCGCCCGTCGCCGATGCCGAGCGCCAACCGCTACCTGCCCCCGCTGGGCCACCAGCCGGAGCCGGAACGCCACAGCGCCGCGACGCCCCGCGGTCCGGTGTCCGGCGAGCGGATCACCGTCACCCGCGCCGCGGCGCTGCGCAGCCGCGAGATGGGTTCGCGGATGTACTGGATGGTGCAGCGCGCCGCGACGGCCGACGGCGCCGACAAGTCCGGCCTGACGGCGCTGACGTGGCCCGTGGTGGCCAACTTCGCGGTCGACGCCGCGATGGCCGTCGCCCTGGCCAACACGTTGTTCTTCGCGGCGGCCACCGGCGAGAGCAAGGGCCGGGTGGCGCTGTATCTGTTGATCACAATCGCGCCGTTCGCGGTGATCGCACCGCTGATCGGCCCAGCGCTGGACCGGCTGCAGCACGGCCGCCGCGTCGCCCTGGCCGCGTCGTTCGCCCTGCGCACCGCGCTGGCCGTGCTGCTGGTGATGAATTACGACGGCGCCAGCGGCAGCTTCCCGTCGTGGGTGCTCTATCCGTGCGCGCTCGCGATGATGGTGTTCTCGAAGTCGTTCAGCGTGCTGCGCAGCGCGGTGACACCGCGGGTGATGCCGCCGACCATCGACCTGGTGCGGGTCAACGCCAGGCTGACCACGTTCGGTCTGCTGGGCGGCACCATCGTCGGCGGCGCGATCGCGGGTGGCGTCGAATTCGCCTGCACTCATCTGTTCAAGCTGCCCGGCGCGCTGTTCGTGGTGATCGCGGTGACGATCGCCGGCGCCATGCTGTCGATGCGCATACCGCGCTGGGTCGAGGTGACCGCCGGTGAGGTTCCCGCCACCCTGAGCTATCGCCAGGACAGCGAACCGCTGCGGCGCAGCTGGCACAAGGAAGTCAGCGGGGCGCTGCGACAGCCGTTGGGCCGCAACATCATCACCTCGCTCTGGGGTAACTGCACCATCAAGGTCATGGTGGGCTTCCTGTTCCTGTATCCCGCGTTCGTCGCCAAGGCCCACCAGGCCAACGGCTGGGCCCAGATCGCGATGCTCGGGATGATCGGCGCCGCGGCCGGGATCGGCAATTTCGTCGGCAACTTCACCAGCGCACGCCTGAAGCTGGGCCGGCCCGCCGCGCTGGTGGTGCGCTGCACCGTGGCGGTGAGCGCCGTCGCGCTGGCCGCCGCGGTGGCCGGCAACCTGATGCTGGCCGTGATCGCCACCCTGGTCACGTCGGGATCCAGCGCCATCGCGAAGGCGTCGCTGGACGCGTCGCTGCAGAACGACCTGCCGGAGGAGTCCCGCGCGTCGGGCTTCGGGCGCTCGGAGTCGACGCTGCAGTTGGCCTGGGTCCTCGGCGGCGCGCTGGGGGTGTTGGTGTACACCGAGTTGTGGGTCGGCTTCACCGCGGTGACCGCGCTGCTCATCCTGGGCCTGGCGCAGACCTTGGTCAGCTTCCGCGGCAACTCACTGATTCCCGGCCTGGGAGGGAATAGGCCGATCATGGTCGAGCAGGAGGGCAAGCGCCGCGGTGTCGGCGCCACGGCGGTGGTTGCCGAGTGA
- a CDS encoding DUF2771 domain-containing protein: protein MKSRSKRGVAVLLACLVAVLCVGAGVATWLLVGRSGPRHPEISAYSHGHLTRVGPYLYCNVLNLEDCETPQNQGELRVSERYPIQLSVPDAIYRAPWRLLQVYDDPTNTTSTIFRPGTRFAVTIPSVDPHRGRLAGIVVQLLTLAVDPAGELRDVPHAEWSVRLTF from the coding sequence GTGAAGTCCCGAAGCAAGCGGGGTGTGGCGGTGCTGCTCGCCTGCCTGGTGGCTGTGCTCTGCGTCGGCGCCGGCGTCGCGACCTGGCTGTTGGTCGGCCGCTCCGGACCGCGGCACCCCGAGATCAGCGCGTATTCACACGGCCACCTGACCCGGGTGGGGCCGTACCTGTACTGCAACGTGCTCAACCTCGAAGACTGCGAGACGCCGCAGAACCAGGGCGAGCTGCGGGTCAGCGAGCGCTACCCGATTCAGCTCTCGGTGCCCGACGCCATCTACCGGGCACCCTGGCGGTTGCTGCAGGTTTACGACGACCCCACCAACACCACCAGCACGATCTTCCGGCCGGGCACCCGGTTCGCCGTGACCATCCCCTCGGTCGACCCGCACCGCGGGCGCCTGGCCGGGATCGTGGTGCAGTTGCTGACGCTGGCGGTGGATCCCGCGGGCGAGCTGCGCGACGTGCCGCACGCGGAATGGTCGGTGCGGCTGACCTTCTGA